A part of Quatrionicoccus australiensis genomic DNA contains:
- the fusA gene encoding elongation factor G: MSKYTTEAIRSIALVGHGASGKTSLAEALLYATGAIQAKGTIERGSTVCDFDAQEKEAGHSLNSAIVNFAHEDRHIHLIDTPGYPDFAGQAVAALAGVDTALIVVNAQSGVELMTERMMRHAAERNLCRMIVINKIDADNLDLPGLVADIRDRFGKQCMLLDLPAHGAAEVVEVLEHAAGDADFESVAAAHRALIDQIVEEDEDLLAQYLEDGADPTAAALHAPFEKALRAGHLIPILFVSAKTGAGIKELLHVLASLAPSPAEGNPPPFYKGEPGDRTEPFEAEPDAGKHVLAHVFKVVADPYMGKIGIFRVHQGTIRKDAQLFVGDGKRPFKVAHLYQLQGKDSIEVDALLPGDIGAIAKVEEIDFDSVLHDSHDEDHIHLVPLEFPRPMAGLAVETKKKGDEQRLFDILNKLAMEDPTFVVERHPTSNETVIRGLGEIHLKAKLDKMASQYKLEVDTKPPRIPYRETITGAAEGIHRHKKQSGGAGQFGEVHLRIEPKGRGEGFEFVDAVKGGVIPGVFMAAVEKGVRQGLEGGVVAGYTVDDLKVTVFDGKTHAVDGKEVAFVTAGRKAVIEAIRAAKPIVLEPIVNIEIVVPETAIGDLTGDLAGRRGHITGTDGRGHGMAAISGEVPLAELNDYQSRLKSLTGGQGSYTIEFARYSAVPPNVQQQLASKFQLHDEDE; encoded by the coding sequence ATGTCCAAATACACCACCGAGGCAATCCGTTCCATCGCGCTGGTAGGTCACGGCGCATCCGGCAAGACTTCCCTGGCCGAAGCCTTGTTGTACGCCACCGGCGCCATCCAGGCCAAGGGCACGATCGAGCGCGGCAGCACAGTCTGCGATTTCGATGCCCAGGAAAAGGAAGCCGGCCACTCCCTGAACTCCGCGATCGTCAATTTTGCCCATGAAGATCGCCATATCCATCTGATCGATACCCCGGGTTACCCCGATTTCGCCGGGCAGGCGGTTGCCGCGCTGGCCGGTGTCGATACGGCGCTGATCGTGGTCAATGCGCAAAGCGGTGTCGAACTGATGACCGAGCGCATGATGCGCCATGCGGCCGAGCGCAATCTGTGCCGGATGATCGTCATCAACAAGATCGATGCCGACAATCTTGACCTGCCCGGCCTGGTCGCCGACATTCGCGATCGTTTCGGCAAGCAGTGCATGCTCCTCGACCTGCCGGCGCATGGCGCGGCCGAGGTCGTTGAAGTGCTCGAACACGCTGCCGGCGATGCCGACTTCGAGTCGGTTGCCGCCGCGCACCGCGCGCTGATCGACCAGATTGTCGAAGAAGATGAGGATCTGCTCGCCCAGTATCTGGAAGATGGTGCCGATCCGACGGCTGCCGCATTGCATGCCCCGTTCGAGAAGGCCCTGCGCGCTGGTCACCTGATTCCCATCCTCTTTGTTTCCGCCAAGACCGGTGCCGGCATCAAGGAGCTCCTGCATGTCCTAGCGAGCCTGGCACCGAGTCCGGCCGAAGGCAATCCGCCGCCGTTCTACAAGGGCGAGCCGGGCGACCGGACCGAGCCTTTCGAGGCCGAGCCGGATGCCGGCAAGCATGTGTTGGCCCACGTTTTCAAGGTGGTGGCCGATCCCTACATGGGCAAGATCGGCATCTTCCGCGTACACCAAGGCACGATTCGCAAGGATGCCCAGCTTTTTGTCGGTGACGGCAAGCGTCCGTTCAAGGTCGCCCACCTCTACCAGTTGCAGGGCAAGGACAGCATCGAAGTCGATGCGCTGCTTCCCGGCGACATTGGCGCCATCGCCAAGGTCGAGGAAATCGACTTTGACAGCGTGCTGCACGACTCGCACGATGAAGATCACATCCACCTCGTGCCGCTCGAATTTCCCAGGCCGATGGCCGGCCTGGCGGTCGAGACGAAGAAGAAGGGCGACGAGCAGAGGCTGTTCGACATTCTCAACAAACTGGCCATGGAAGATCCGACCTTCGTCGTCGAACGCCATCCGACCAGCAACGAGACGGTGATCCGCGGTCTCGGCGAAATCCATCTCAAGGCCAAGCTTGACAAGATGGCCAGCCAATACAAGCTGGAAGTCGACACCAAGCCACCGCGCATTCCCTATCGCGAAACCATTACCGGTGCCGCCGAAGGCATTCATCGCCACAAGAAGCAGTCGGGTGGTGCCGGCCAGTTTGGCGAAGTGCATCTGCGCATTGAGCCGAAAGGGCGTGGCGAGGGCTTTGAATTCGTCGATGCGGTCAAGGGCGGGGTTATTCCCGGCGTCTTCATGGCGGCGGTCGAGAAGGGCGTGCGTCAGGGCCTGGAAGGCGGTGTCGTTGCCGGCTATACGGTCGACGATCTGAAAGTGACCGTTTTCGACGGCAAGACGCATGCGGTGGACGGCAAGGAAGTGGCTTTCGTCACAGCCGGCCGCAAGGCGGTCATCGAAGCGATCCGCGCCGCGAAGCCGATCGTGCTCGAGCCCATCGTCAATATCGAAATCGTCGTGCCGGAAACGGCAATCGGCGATCTGACCGGCGATCTGGCCGGCCGCCGTGGTCACATCACCGGTACCGACGGTCGGGGTCACGGCATGGCCGCGATCAGCGGTGAAGTGCCGCTGGCCGAACTCAACGACTACCAGTCGCGCCTGAAGTCGCTGACCGGCGGCCAGGGCAGTTATACCATCGAGTTTGCCCGCTACTCGGCGGTGCCGCCCAACGTGCAGCAACAACTGGCAAGCAAGTTCCAGCTGCATGACGAAGATGAGTAA
- a CDS encoding response regulator, whose product MKPATDADLSKLIAIVEDDPDVARIIEQVLGDFSFRTVWCRSAADLLRRLRTLTPDLCIIDLGLPDMDGLEVMQRVRAQSACGIVILTGRAHVSDRVMGLELGADDYVLKPFEPRELVARVRSILRRRETGHGAATPAREIAEFGNWRFNLGNNTLHASNGDELLLSTSEAELLKVFVSHPNRILQREQLMGTRDLAPTDRSIDVRISRLRRKLEPDPLGPAFIKTVYGAGYLFLATVKWPAEESTDTASG is encoded by the coding sequence ATGAAACCAGCGACCGATGCCGACTTGAGCAAACTGATCGCCATTGTCGAGGATGACCCGGATGTCGCCCGCATCATCGAGCAGGTGCTCGGCGATTTTTCCTTCCGCACCGTCTGGTGCCGCAGTGCGGCCGATCTGCTGCGCCGCCTGCGCACCCTGACCCCCGACCTGTGCATCATCGACCTCGGCCTGCCCGACATGGACGGCCTTGAGGTCATGCAGCGCGTGCGCGCCCAGTCGGCGTGCGGCATCGTCATCCTGACCGGACGCGCCCACGTCAGCGACCGTGTCATGGGCCTCGAACTGGGCGCCGACGACTACGTGCTGAAACCCTTCGAGCCGCGCGAACTGGTCGCCCGCGTGCGCAGCATCCTGCGCCGCCGGGAAACCGGCCATGGCGCCGCCACGCCAGCCCGGGAAATTGCCGAATTCGGCAACTGGCGTTTCAATCTCGGCAATAACACCCTGCATGCCAGCAATGGTGACGAGCTTCTGCTCAGCACCTCGGAGGCCGAACTGCTCAAGGTATTTGTCAGCCACCCGAACCGCATCCTGCAACGCGAACAGTTGATGGGCACCCGCGACCTGGCACCAACCGACCGCAGCATCGACGTGCGCATTTCGCGCTTGCGCCGCAAGCTCGAGCCCGATCCGCTCGGCCCGGCCTTCATCAAGACCGTCTATGGTGCCGGCTATCTCTTTCTCGCCACCGTCAAATGGCCGGCGGAAGAAAGTACCGACACCGCTTCCGGCTGA
- a CDS encoding PAS-domain containing protein: MELSPPPPDTAQRYEMLQAGLDLLDQGITVFDAALRLVAWNEPFLRLLDFPAAMAYVGAPFESFIRFNAARGEYGPGDIESQIAERIAAAGSFAAHVTERQRPNGRVLLLRGEPLANKGFVTLYSDVTEQRYIENLAEYQNIQLEERVRRRTAQLENANANLTRANTENTRIAAALRRSEERLRLINDTIPILIGYVDANEVYQYANKGYSDWYGHPEGGVTGRGVREVIGEQVYGQVRDSVRRALAGQQVTYEYQMDRLGQTVFARSTLVPEIGPENEPLGFFVFSHEITEQKRMQAALVQAQKMEAIGQLTGGLAHDFNNLLTVIIGNLAALQDHRPGDSEVNEFVEPALQSARRGVQLIKRLLTFSRQQPLEPQAVDIGQLIVSLAKLVRRSLPESIAVSTDLPSALHALVDPGQLESALLNFALNARDAMPAGGRLHIAARPVELSTDAAAFDVAPGAYAMIEVVDNGSGMDPATLARVFEPFFTTKRFGLGSGLGLSMAYGFAKQSGGGVLIQSQPGQGTTVLMVLPLTAPEQDSDAPLDDAPLLLGGELVLLVEDEPNVRRVVRQQLIDLGYPVIEAENGAQALEMIEHIPDIAIIVSDIIMPGGIDGRQLAEWVRQHRHPIRILLMSGYADENDDQGTSDLPLLAKPFVRQDLARALQRVNRGKA, translated from the coding sequence ATGGAACTCTCGCCGCCACCTCCCGACACCGCACAACGTTACGAAATGCTGCAGGCCGGGCTCGACCTGCTTGATCAGGGCATCACCGTGTTCGATGCCGCATTGCGCCTGGTGGCGTGGAACGAACCCTTCCTGCGCCTGCTCGACTTCCCTGCCGCGATGGCTTACGTCGGTGCGCCCTTCGAGAGTTTCATCCGCTTCAATGCAGCCCGTGGCGAATACGGCCCGGGTGACATCGAAAGCCAGATTGCCGAACGGATTGCCGCCGCCGGCAGCTTTGCGGCGCATGTCACCGAACGCCAGCGCCCGAACGGGCGCGTTTTGTTGTTGCGCGGCGAACCGCTGGCCAATAAGGGCTTTGTCACCCTTTACAGCGACGTCACCGAACAGCGTTATATCGAAAACCTGGCCGAATATCAGAACATCCAGCTCGAAGAGCGCGTGCGGCGCCGTACCGCCCAGCTGGAAAACGCCAATGCCAACCTGACCCGCGCCAACACCGAAAATACCCGCATCGCCGCTGCCCTGCGCCGCAGCGAAGAGCGCCTGCGCCTGATCAACGACACCATTCCCATCCTGATCGGTTACGTCGACGCCAACGAGGTTTACCAGTACGCCAACAAAGGCTATTCCGACTGGTATGGCCACCCGGAGGGCGGCGTCACCGGCCGCGGGGTACGCGAAGTGATCGGCGAACAGGTCTATGGCCAGGTCCGCGACTCGGTACGCCGGGCGTTGGCCGGACAGCAGGTAACCTACGAATACCAGATGGACCGCCTGGGGCAGACGGTTTTTGCACGCAGCACGCTGGTTCCGGAAATCGGCCCGGAAAACGAGCCGCTCGGCTTCTTCGTTTTCTCGCACGAAATCACCGAGCAGAAGCGGATGCAGGCCGCCCTCGTCCAGGCCCAGAAAATGGAGGCTATCGGGCAGTTGACCGGTGGCCTGGCCCACGACTTCAACAACCTGCTTACCGTCATCATCGGCAATCTTGCCGCCCTGCAGGATCATCGCCCGGGCGACAGCGAAGTGAACGAATTCGTCGAACCGGCATTGCAATCAGCCCGCCGCGGCGTTCAGCTGATCAAGCGCCTGCTCACCTTTTCCCGGCAGCAACCGCTGGAACCGCAAGCCGTCGATATCGGCCAGCTGATTGTCAGCCTGGCCAAGCTGGTGCGCCGCTCGCTGCCGGAATCGATCGCCGTCTCCACCGACCTGCCATCGGCCTTGCACGCCCTGGTCGATCCCGGGCAGCTGGAAAGCGCCCTGCTCAATTTCGCGCTCAATGCGCGCGATGCGATGCCGGCCGGCGGTCGTCTGCACATCGCCGCGCGCCCGGTCGAACTGTCGACCGACGCCGCAGCCTTCGACGTTGCACCGGGCGCCTACGCCATGATCGAAGTCGTCGATAACGGCAGCGGCATGGACCCAGCCACCCTGGCCCGCGTTTTCGAACCCTTTTTCACGACCAAGCGCTTCGGACTGGGCAGCGGTCTGGGCCTGTCGATGGCGTATGGCTTTGCCAAGCAATCGGGCGGCGGCGTCCTGATCCAGAGCCAGCCGGGCCAGGGCACGACCGTGCTGATGGTGCTGCCGCTGACGGCGCCGGAGCAGGACAGCGATGCGCCGCTCGACGATGCGCCGCTGTTGCTGGGCGGCGAGCTGGTACTGCTCGTCGAGGACGAGCCGAATGTCCGGCGCGTTGTCCGGCAACAACTGATCGATCTCGGCTACCCGGTGATCGAAGCGGAAAACGGCGCCCAGGCGCTGGAAATGATCGAGCATATTCCCGACATCGCAATCATCGTCAGCGATATCATCATGCCCGGCGGCATCGATGGTCGCCAATTGGCCGAATGGGTCAGGCAACATCGCCACCCGATCAGGATCCTGCTGATGAGCGGCTATGCCGACGAAAACGACGACCAAGGCACCAGCGACCTGCCGCTGCTTGCCAAGCCTTTTGTCCGGCAGGATCTGGCCCGCGCCCTGCAGCGCGTGAATCGAGGCAAAGCATGA
- a CDS encoding acyl-CoA synthetase, whose product MAANPYAVGLEQNQANYVPLSPLSFLERSAFIYPKRISVIQGARQYTWKESYDRCRQLASALTNRGIGKGDTVAVMLPNSAPMFECHFGVPMTGAVLNTLNTRLDAEAIAFMLTHGEAKVLITDPEFSAIVKPALALLEGPKPLVIDTLDPEFTGGEALGEKDYEAFLNEGEPDFAWQLPESEWDAIALNYTSGTTGNPKGVVYHHRGAYLNSASNIISWGMPQHSVYLWTLPMFHCNGWCFPWTMAANAGTSVCLRKIDPALIFGLIKEHKVSHMCGAPIVYGMMINAPAELKEGITHQVNGLIAGAAPPAAIIEGCEQMGFNITHVYGLTETYGPASVCAKHPEWDKLPIDLRAARNGRQGVRYHMQEAIAVLDPVSMEPVPWDGETMGEIMFRGNLVMKGYLKNEKATTEAFAGGWFHTGDLAVVHSDGYVKIKDRSKDIIISGGENISSLEVEDVLYRHPAVVAAAVVAKPDEKWGEVPAAFLELKAGAVCTEAEIIEHCRAHLARFKVPKQVVFGELPKTSTGKIQKYVLRQHANSALAIE is encoded by the coding sequence GTGGCTGCAAATCCGTATGCGGTTGGTCTTGAGCAGAATCAGGCCAACTATGTTCCGCTTTCCCCGTTGAGTTTTCTTGAACGCTCGGCCTTCATTTATCCGAAGCGTATTTCCGTCATCCAGGGCGCGCGTCAGTACACCTGGAAGGAATCCTACGACCGTTGCCGCCAGCTTGCTTCGGCGCTGACCAATCGCGGCATCGGCAAGGGTGACACCGTGGCAGTGATGCTGCCCAATTCGGCGCCGATGTTCGAGTGTCATTTCGGCGTGCCGATGACCGGTGCCGTACTCAATACCCTGAACACCCGTCTTGATGCCGAAGCCATCGCCTTCATGCTGACGCATGGCGAAGCCAAGGTGCTGATTACCGATCCGGAGTTCTCCGCCATCGTCAAGCCGGCCCTGGCCCTGCTCGAAGGTCCGAAGCCGCTGGTCATCGATACCCTCGATCCGGAATTCACCGGCGGTGAAGCGCTCGGCGAAAAGGACTACGAGGCTTTCCTGAACGAAGGCGAGCCCGACTTTGCCTGGCAACTGCCAGAAAGCGAGTGGGACGCCATCGCGCTCAACTACACCTCGGGCACGACCGGCAATCCGAAGGGGGTGGTTTACCACCATCGCGGTGCCTACCTGAATTCGGCCTCCAACATCATTTCCTGGGGCATGCCGCAGCATTCGGTTTACCTGTGGACCTTGCCGATGTTCCATTGCAACGGCTGGTGCTTCCCGTGGACCATGGCCGCCAATGCCGGTACCAGCGTCTGTTTGCGCAAGATCGATCCGGCTCTGATCTTTGGCCTGATCAAGGAACACAAGGTCAGCCACATGTGCGGCGCGCCGATTGTGTACGGCATGATGATCAATGCCCCGGCCGAACTGAAGGAAGGCATTACCCATCAGGTCAATGGCCTGATCGCCGGTGCTGCGCCTCCCGCTGCCATCATCGAGGGCTGCGAACAGATGGGTTTCAACATCACCCACGTTTATGGCCTGACCGAAACCTATGGTCCGGCTTCGGTCTGCGCCAAGCACCCGGAATGGGACAAGCTGCCGATCGACCTGCGTGCGGCGCGCAACGGCCGCCAGGGCGTGCGCTATCACATGCAGGAAGCCATTGCCGTGCTCGACCCGGTATCGATGGAGCCGGTGCCATGGGATGGCGAGACCATGGGTGAAATCATGTTCCGCGGCAACCTGGTGATGAAGGGTTACCTGAAGAACGAGAAGGCGACGACCGAAGCCTTTGCCGGCGGCTGGTTCCACACCGGCGACCTGGCGGTGGTGCACAGCGACGGCTACGTCAAGATCAAGGATCGCTCGAAAGACATCATCATTTCCGGTGGCGAGAACATCTCCTCGCTGGAAGTCGAAGACGTGCTCTATCGCCATCCGGCGGTGGTGGCTGCGGCGGTTGTGGCCAAACCCGACGAGAAGTGGGGCGAAGTCCCGGCTGCCTTCCTCGAGCTGAAGGCTGGTGCGGTCTGCACCGAGGCCGAGATCATCGAGCATTGCCGTGCGCATCTGGCCCGCTTCAAGGTACCGAAGCAGGTCGTGTTTGGTGAATTGCCGAAGACCTCCACCGGCAAGATCCAGAAGTACGTCCTGCGCCAGCACGCCAACTCCGCGCTCGCTATCGAGTAA
- a CDS encoding electron transfer flavoprotein subunit beta/FixA family protein: protein MKILVPVKRVVDYNVKVRVKADGSGVDLANVKMSMNPFDEIAVEEAVRLKEAGIATEVIAVSCGVAACQETLRTAMAIGADRGILVDCGDVDLQPLAVAKLLKALCDKEAPGLVICGKQAIDDDANQTGQMLAALAGWPQATFASKVVIADGKATVTREIDGGLETLAISLPAVVSTDLRLNEPRYATLPNIMKAKKKPLDTVKPADLGVDVAPRLSTLKVAEPAKRSAGVMVADVAELVNKLKNEAKVIA from the coding sequence ATGAAAATTCTCGTCCCCGTAAAGCGGGTGGTTGATTACAACGTAAAGGTCCGCGTCAAGGCGGATGGCTCGGGCGTCGATCTGGCCAACGTCAAGATGAGCATGAACCCGTTTGACGAAATCGCGGTTGAAGAAGCGGTGCGTCTGAAGGAAGCCGGCATTGCGACGGAAGTGATCGCGGTGTCGTGTGGTGTGGCCGCCTGCCAGGAAACCCTGCGCACGGCGATGGCGATCGGTGCCGATCGCGGCATTCTGGTTGATTGCGGTGATGTTGACCTGCAGCCGCTGGCTGTGGCCAAGCTGCTCAAGGCACTCTGCGACAAGGAAGCACCGGGTCTGGTCATCTGCGGCAAGCAGGCGATCGACGACGATGCCAACCAGACCGGCCAGATGCTCGCCGCACTCGCCGGCTGGCCGCAAGCCACCTTCGCCTCCAAGGTCGTGATTGCCGACGGCAAAGCCACGGTTACCCGTGAAATCGACGGCGGCCTGGAAACCCTGGCCATTTCGCTGCCTGCGGTGGTGTCGACTGATCTGCGCCTGAACGAGCCGCGCTACGCGACCCTGCCCAACATCATGAAAGCCAAGAAGAAGCCGCTCGACACCGTCAAGCCGGCCGATCTCGGTGTTGATGTCGCACCGCGCCTGAGCACGCTGAAAGTTGCCGAGCCGGCCAAGCGCAGCGCCGGCGTGATGGTGGCCGATGTCGCCGAACTGGTGAACAAACTCAAGAACGAAGCCAAGGTAATCGCGTGA
- a CDS encoding electron transfer flavoprotein subunit alpha/FixB family protein: protein MPILVIAEHDHASLKAATLNTVAAAAKIGGDIHVLVAGSNCAAAAQQAAGLQGVAKVKLADAAHYASQTAENLTALVIANAAGYSHILAPATTFGKNLLPRVAALLDVAQISEITGVEAADTFVRPIYAGNALATVKSADAVKVITVRTTAFDAVNAGNNAEIEAIAAAADTNQAQLTNRELTKSERPELGAAKIIVSGGRGLGSGENYHQLLEPLADKLGAALGASRAAVDAGFVPNDYQVGQTGKIVAPQLYIAVGISGAIQHLAGMKDSKVIVAINKDPDAPIFQVADYGLVGDLFDVVPQLAAAV, encoded by the coding sequence ATGCCTATATTAGTTATCGCTGAACACGATCACGCCAGCCTCAAGGCGGCCACCCTGAACACCGTTGCGGCTGCCGCCAAAATCGGTGGCGACATCCACGTGCTGGTCGCCGGCAGCAACTGTGCCGCCGCCGCGCAGCAAGCCGCTGGCCTGCAAGGCGTGGCCAAGGTCAAGCTGGCCGATGCCGCGCACTACGCCAGCCAGACGGCCGAAAATTTGACCGCTCTGGTCATCGCCAACGCCGCCGGTTACAGCCACATCCTGGCGCCGGCCACGACCTTCGGCAAGAACCTGCTGCCGCGCGTCGCCGCGCTGCTCGATGTTGCCCAGATCTCGGAAATCACCGGCGTCGAAGCCGCTGACACCTTCGTGCGCCCGATCTACGCCGGCAATGCGCTGGCCACGGTGAAGAGCGCCGATGCGGTCAAGGTGATCACCGTGCGGACCACCGCCTTCGATGCGGTCAACGCCGGAAACAATGCCGAAATCGAAGCCATCGCTGCGGCCGCCGATACCAACCAGGCGCAACTGACCAACCGCGAGCTGACCAAGTCGGAACGCCCGGAACTGGGCGCCGCCAAGATCATCGTCTCCGGCGGGCGTGGCCTGGGCAGCGGTGAAAACTATCACCAGCTGCTCGAGCCGCTCGCCGACAAGCTCGGTGCCGCCCTGGGCGCCAGCCGCGCCGCGGTCGATGCCGGCTTCGTGCCGAACGACTACCAGGTCGGCCAGACCGGCAAGATCGTCGCGCCGCAGCTCTACATCGCGGTCGGCATCTCGGGTGCGATCCAGCACCTGGCCGGCATGAAGGATTCGAAGGTGATCGTCGCGATCAACAAGGATCCGGACGCCCCGATCTTCCAGGTCGCCGATTACGGCCTGGTCGGTGACCTGTTTGACGTTGTGCCGCAACTGGCGGCAGCTGTTTAA
- a CDS encoding acyl-CoA dehydrogenase C-terminal domain-containing protein, with product MSVYTAPLRDMQFVLNEVAGLEEICALPGNEECSVELVESILDEASKFATGVLDPINRVGDRTGHVCKDGVVTTAPGFKEAYKLFIETGWNSMPFSPEFGGQGLPAVVSMAVNEMWKGANMAFGLCPMLTGGAIEAIAHHASEELKQKYLHKMVEGTWTGTMNLTEPAAGSDLAAISTKAKPAGDGSFLVTGTKIFITWGEHDVAENIIHLVLARLPDAPPGLKGISLFIVPKFLVNEDGSLGKRNDLICSSIEHKLGIHGSPTAVMSYGDNEGAVGYLVGEENKGIGYMFTMMNHARVNVGLEGVGIAERAYQHALWYARERVQGKIIGDKSADKKTILHHPDVRRLLMECKARTEAMRTLAYYAAANIDKAHAGDAAAQSRVDLLTPVVKGWSTEQGVELSSTALQVFGGVGFVEETGAAQYYRDSRITTIYEGTTAIQANDLVGRKLAREKVPGAAMKTLIAEMSATVEEIAGDAQLAGIAANLKNGIAALSTATDWIIANYESAPAAVHAGSVPFLKLTGIVVGGWLMAKSAAIAVKHIAAGSSDDFYKAKLATATYFAAHQLPFAAAYSAEMTGGSDSVFALPENLF from the coding sequence ATGAGTGTCTATACCGCCCCGCTGCGCGACATGCAGTTCGTCCTCAATGAAGTCGCCGGTCTCGAAGAGATCTGTGCGCTGCCCGGCAACGAGGAATGCTCGGTCGAACTGGTCGAATCCATTCTCGACGAAGCCAGCAAGTTCGCCACCGGCGTGCTCGACCCGATCAACCGCGTCGGCGACCGTACCGGTCACGTCTGCAAGGATGGCGTCGTGACCACGGCGCCCGGCTTCAAGGAAGCCTACAAGCTGTTCATCGAAACCGGCTGGAACTCGATGCCTTTCTCGCCGGAATTCGGCGGTCAGGGTCTGCCGGCTGTCGTCTCAATGGCGGTCAACGAAATGTGGAAGGGCGCCAACATGGCCTTCGGCCTGTGCCCGATGCTGACCGGTGGCGCCATTGAAGCGATCGCCCACCACGCCTCCGAAGAACTGAAGCAGAAGTACCTGCACAAGATGGTCGAAGGTACCTGGACCGGTACCATGAACCTGACCGAGCCGGCCGCCGGCTCCGATCTGGCGGCCATTTCCACCAAGGCCAAGCCGGCTGGCGATGGCAGCTTCCTGGTCACCGGCACCAAGATCTTCATCACCTGGGGCGAGCATGACGTCGCCGAGAACATCATTCACCTCGTGCTGGCCCGCCTGCCGGATGCGCCGCCGGGACTGAAGGGCATTTCCCTGTTCATCGTGCCGAAGTTCCTGGTTAACGAAGACGGTTCGCTCGGCAAGCGCAACGACCTGATCTGCTCCTCGATCGAACACAAGCTCGGCATCCACGGCAGCCCGACCGCCGTCATGTCCTATGGCGACAACGAAGGTGCCGTCGGCTACCTGGTTGGCGAAGAGAACAAGGGCATCGGCTACATGTTCACGATGATGAACCATGCCCGCGTCAATGTCGGCCTCGAAGGCGTCGGCATCGCCGAGCGCGCCTACCAGCACGCGCTGTGGTACGCCCGTGAGCGCGTCCAGGGCAAGATCATCGGCGACAAGTCGGCCGACAAGAAGACCATCCTGCACCACCCGGATGTACGTCGCCTGCTGATGGAATGCAAGGCCCGCACCGAAGCCATGCGCACGCTGGCCTACTACGCCGCCGCCAATATCGACAAGGCCCACGCCGGTGATGCCGCCGCCCAGTCGCGCGTCGATCTGCTGACGCCGGTCGTCAAGGGCTGGAGCACGGAACAGGGCGTCGAGCTGTCGTCGACCGCGCTGCAGGTGTTCGGTGGCGTCGGCTTCGTCGAAGAAACCGGTGCCGCGCAGTACTACCGCGATTCGCGCATCACCACCATCTACGAAGGCACGACGGCCATTCAGGCCAACGACCTGGTCGGTCGCAAGCTGGCCCGCGAAAAGGTGCCGGGCGCAGCGATGAAGACCTTGATTGCCGAAATGTCGGCAACGGTTGAAGAAATCGCAGGTGATGCACAGCTGGCCGGCATTGCCGCCAATCTGAAAAACGGCATTGCAGCACTGTCGACCGCTACCGACTGGATCATCGCCAACTACGAGAGCGCCCCGGCCGCCGTACATGCCGGTTCCGTGCCCTTCCTGAAGCTGACCGGCATTGTCGTCGGCGGCTGGCTGATGGCCAAGTCGGCCGCGATTGCCGTCAAGCACATTGCGGCTGGCAGCAGCGATGACTTCTACAAGGCCAAGCTGGCCACGGCGACTTACTTTGCCGCGCACCAGCTGCCGTTCGCCGCCGCTTACTCGGCCGAAATGACCGGTGGCAGCGACTCGGTCTTCGCCCTGCCGGAAAACCTGTTCTAA